One Gordonia zhaorongruii DNA segment encodes these proteins:
- the murD gene encoding UDP-N-acetylmuramoyl-L-alanine--D-glutamate ligase gives MPVALEGARVLVAGARATGMAVLELLTECGSTVTLLDTKFIGGATDSNLEARGVDTVDPSAFTGPEGVRVPSGFDLIVVSPGFRPDDELLVAAAAAGIPVWGDVELAWHVDRAGRYGPPREWLVITGTNGKTTTTAMVEAIVDAAGLSGLACGNIGLTVVDALRAEPRADVLCVEMSSFQLHWAPSVRPLAGVVLNVAPDHLDWHGSFEAYAAAKQQVLRGEVAVVGLDDAVAPTLPAGDGSRRVGFTLAEPRDGELGVVDGFLVDRAFGAGASGTGEELARVADVRPPGPSGVSDALAAAALTRAAGVSANAVERGLAAFSPAAHRGETIAAIDGVAFVDDSKATNPHAADAAVAGFARVVLIAGGLLKGASVDELIVRNASRLAGVVAIGADRGIVDEAITRHAPEVPTVTVFTGDDGSVMTQRTGGEVSAITATVGTAADAVMAQAVTTAWQLAEDERGNGRGVDAVLLAPAAASLDMFASYGARGDSFAVAAATLADTLQAR, from the coding sequence ATGCCCGTTGCCCTGGAGGGCGCTCGAGTTCTGGTCGCCGGTGCCCGGGCGACCGGTATGGCGGTCCTCGAGTTGCTCACCGAATGCGGTTCGACGGTGACCCTGCTCGACACCAAGTTCATCGGCGGCGCGACCGACTCGAACCTCGAGGCCAGGGGAGTCGACACCGTCGATCCGTCCGCGTTCACCGGCCCCGAGGGAGTCCGCGTCCCCTCCGGGTTCGACCTGATCGTCGTCTCGCCGGGGTTCCGGCCGGACGATGAGCTGCTCGTGGCGGCGGCCGCAGCCGGGATACCGGTCTGGGGCGATGTGGAACTCGCCTGGCACGTCGACCGGGCAGGGCGTTACGGGCCGCCGCGCGAGTGGCTCGTGATCACCGGGACGAACGGGAAGACGACGACGACGGCGATGGTCGAGGCGATCGTGGACGCCGCCGGGCTGTCCGGGCTGGCCTGCGGGAACATCGGCCTCACGGTGGTCGACGCATTACGGGCCGAGCCTCGTGCGGATGTGCTGTGCGTCGAGATGTCGTCGTTCCAGTTGCACTGGGCGCCGTCGGTGCGTCCGCTCGCGGGCGTGGTGCTGAACGTGGCGCCCGATCATCTCGACTGGCACGGCTCGTTCGAGGCGTATGCGGCCGCCAAGCAGCAGGTGCTGCGCGGTGAGGTCGCAGTGGTGGGGCTCGATGACGCCGTGGCCCCGACACTTCCGGCGGGTGACGGTTCACGGCGGGTGGGATTCACCCTGGCCGAACCGCGGGACGGTGAGCTGGGCGTCGTGGACGGTTTCCTCGTCGACCGGGCATTCGGGGCGGGCGCGTCCGGTACGGGCGAGGAACTCGCCCGGGTGGCCGATGTGCGCCCGCCCGGACCCTCCGGAGTGTCCGATGCGCTGGCCGCCGCGGCCCTGACCCGTGCGGCCGGAGTGTCGGCGAACGCGGTGGAGCGCGGTCTGGCCGCATTCTCGCCCGCCGCTCACCGAGGCGAGACGATCGCTGCGATCGACGGCGTGGCATTCGTCGACGACTCCAAGGCCACCAATCCGCACGCGGCAGATGCCGCTGTGGCGGGTTTCGCGCGCGTCGTCCTGATCGCCGGGGGACTCCTCAAGGGCGCATCGGTCGACGAGCTGATCGTCAGAAACGCGAGTCGTCTCGCCGGAGTCGTCGCAATCGGTGCGGACCGTGGCATCGTCGACGAGGCGATTACGCGACACGCCCCAGAAGTCCCAACCGTCACAGTGTTCACAGGGGACGATGGTTCGGTGATGACTCAGCGGACTGGTGGCGAGGTTTCGGCCATCACGGCGACCGTCGGCACAGCGGCGGACGCGGTGATGGCGCAGGCGGTGACGACCGCCTGGCAGTTGGCAGAGGATGAGCGCGGCAACGGGCGGGGAGTGGACGCGGTGCTACTCGCACCGGCAGCCGCCTCCCTCGACATGTTCGCCAGTTACGGGGCCCGCGGTGACTCGTTCGCCGTCGCAGCCGCCACTCTCGCCGACACGCTGCAGGCACGATGA
- the mraY gene encoding phospho-N-acetylmuramoyl-pentapeptide-transferase, with amino-acid sequence MIQILIAGVISLAVSILLTPVLIKVFSRQGFGQEIRVEGPQSHQAKRGTPSMGGVAILAALWLGYLGAHLLGFFQEGSGPSASGMLVLGLATALGIVGFLDDFIKIRKQRNLGLNKTAKSVGQFAAAIIFGVLLLQFRNGAGLTPASDNLSYARDINVISLTAVGFVFFCWLVVAAWSNAVNFTDGLDGLAAGSAAMVMGAYVLITFWQYRNACSMVSAENTAGCYQVRDPLDLAIVAVSAGGACLGFLWWNASPAKIFMGDTGSLALGGLVAGLSITTKTELLMVVIGSLFVAEIVSVVVQIAFFQTTGKRVFRMAPFHHHFELGGWAETTVIIRFWLLTAISCALGLTLFYGEFIAQGG; translated from the coding sequence AGGAGATCCGCGTCGAGGGCCCGCAGAGTCATCAAGCCAAGCGCGGAACCCCGTCGATGGGCGGCGTCGCGATCCTGGCTGCGTTGTGGCTGGGCTATCTCGGCGCGCACCTTCTCGGCTTCTTCCAGGAGGGCTCGGGCCCCAGTGCATCCGGCATGCTCGTACTGGGGCTGGCGACAGCGCTGGGCATCGTCGGCTTCCTCGACGATTTCATCAAGATCCGCAAACAGCGGAATCTGGGACTCAACAAGACTGCGAAGTCGGTAGGACAGTTCGCGGCGGCGATCATCTTCGGTGTGCTGCTCCTGCAGTTCCGCAACGGTGCGGGCCTGACACCGGCCAGCGACAACCTCTCGTACGCGCGCGACATCAACGTCATCTCGCTCACCGCGGTCGGGTTCGTGTTCTTCTGTTGGCTGGTCGTCGCGGCCTGGTCGAACGCCGTGAACTTCACCGACGGGCTCGACGGTCTGGCCGCCGGTTCGGCCGCGATGGTCATGGGCGCCTACGTCCTGATCACCTTCTGGCAGTATCGCAACGCCTGCTCGATGGTGTCGGCGGAGAACACCGCGGGCTGTTATCAGGTCCGCGATCCGCTCGACCTGGCCATCGTCGCCGTCTCGGCGGGCGGTGCCTGCCTGGGATTCCTGTGGTGGAACGCCTCGCCGGCCAAGATCTTCATGGGTGACACCGGTTCGCTCGCCCTCGGCGGCTTGGTGGCCGGGCTGTCGATCACCACCAAGACCGAACTCCTGATGGTCGTCATCGGCTCGCTGTTCGTCGCCGAGATCGTGTCGGTCGTGGTGCAGATCGCCTTCTTCCAGACCACCGGCAAGCGCGTGTTCCGCATGGCGCCGTTCCACCACCATTTCGAGCTCGGCGGATGGGCCGAGACGACGGTGATCATCAGGTTCTGGCTGCTGACCGCGATCTCGTGTGCGTTGGGACTCACGCTGTTCTACGGCGAGTTCATCGCGCAGGGCGGCTGA